The DNA region gaagcaaccgtttgcctttcattccatgtcgtggaacaatgccaccacaagcgactataggaccatacgcacaaccaatgtgcaggacatacgtctacagcgcgactgtatgatcgtattcccaTCTGCTCTGTAGAATGTACTCcaacacatcggtgcgtgtaaacataaaataaaagtcgagtggtgggggacgagtccacttcccgggccgattggttactaggcttaccgcttaccatatttcacggcatgtgtctagtactttcaaacgcttaactgccactaccacacactgcgaccttaaccaaattcatcaacaccgacggggtatccttcctttccatgattctgcacataaccccgtccgtcatccttatagtgattgcaggatcgtaaacaaccaattcctatatcgcgcgggtgacacgaaatcactcgacttctgccggtcctattagcatggcactagtcggactcaggttctaatattcagtacatcggttcctaggaatatgcatctagggtttccagacaactcctaagaacttaattgCACAAGTagacataaataaatatatatatgaacTGCAGTGTTATAATGTAGTGGGTttatgaccggggcttgccttcactggagaggctggggttagggatgttaataaattcttccgaactcgggttcggagcttcagttaaatcttcgGCCATTTTCCCGGTGTCTTCCGAGACTTCTACTTCaggttccgggagaatctgataatctccgtcggcgagaagcgtcgagtctacatgtgatgtaaacgatgcagtttagaagatgcatagacttttattctatttcacaataaagttgcaatccaatgaagaCATAGTGCATTcaccaaacatatcattcactctccTACTGGACAgttatttatcgagtataaactaaaatacctaattacattaagtaatatagttgtttaccctaaacatttaaactaactgcattagatagcatgtttggttatcttaaacaattaaactaattacatttaacaactttattaatttgactagctaattatctctaataaccctaggttattatttaattatggacttactttCACTAATTAAATGAACCCCAAGTTAAGAATATAACATTATCAtaccaagttctatttattctggttgttctacacctgagcataggttgaaaatttgtggacatgtCACACTATTCAAGAGCAACACttcaaaataatttcataattttttatcaactagagctattgttcatgaatttcctttgaatctaagcttaaattcattattTAAGTTACACTAGGATTCTGACTCTCacacttttatcttggattatgcacctgaaacaaagctaaggtaaaattttcagctataaataTGAAGAGATGCAcctggaattaaatcatgaaacttttattaacatgaagcaaagttatttaaacattctagctagagggctgttctgagcttccaaattttacacaactCTACTTATGGCATATACATCcatgtttcaaattttagcCTCAGCATTGCTAGGGATCAAAAgttctaattaaagtacccattatctactaatttaatcacagcacaaaatatatattcatctcatgatcataatacaaagttgtagtatttaacacaaggattcaaacccaactgatttgacatttttctaaatttcctataattttctatacatttttgaagttcacagcttttgaattgggggggctctggaatcttgcaagaaagcccttggaacttttcaaatcctttcaaataagcccttggctcatcggggaagaagggcagggacgtcgccggccaaattccggcgagggaagcgacggggggtggagaaggactggCCCActagcatcaggagctcaaggcgcgtctaggggtgggcttgggaggaagagggggtggccggaggtggggttcccacggcggccgaggcggcggcgaggaggagctcgtcggcgagggacTTCCCGGCGAGCAGGAGGTGAGGGAGCTATTGGGGTGGTTGGATTGGACGGAGAAAGGGCGGAGGGAGGGTTCGACGGGGACAGGAACTCACCGGCGAGGCGGTAACGGTGGCGAGGTCGTTCCGGTGGAAGTCCGGCCACGAGAAGTGGCCTAGGagcgtcagtgaggtgaggggaagcttcccaGGGGGTTATAATGGTGCGGGGAGGACTggggtgggctgcccacggtgaacaGGAGGTTGCCGGAGTTGAGGAAGGGGTGGCGGTGGCGTTCGGTGCTCGGGGTGCGCGTggcaaaggaaaaggaaaggaatggGAAGGGCTTGAGCCAAAGAATCTCACGGGTAACTAAGACTGGGTGAGGGAAGGGAGGAGATGCCGGCATTTACCACGGCGGTGGCGAGCTGTCGTTCGGCAGGAGCTCGGGCAGGAAGGGAGAAGGGCGTGGCAAGCGCCGGGAGGCCAGAAGAGGAGAGGCTAGGGCGGCGCTCGgactgggggcgacgcgtggaggtgaaggcagcaggaggtggcgaggggtgGCCGGAaatggcgggcggcggtgctgcagcattggagcagagggcagaggggcagagcaggggagcagaggagcgccagaggaagaagaagaagaggggagggggtccgaggaacctcgttggaattttcaaaaatctcagggactcctctgtgaagtaaaatttcccactgatctagaactctaatgaggaaatggtcaaaatagaagttgtagagtttttcaaatcctacaactttgatttagagttcaagttcaaaaacctaaagtacacagctttattttacaactttgaactcaaatcaaacttaataaagttttgtccttagtaaggtacattttatgtagttttggacttaattgcaaatattcatgacatgtcataatgacttacaattttacattttgacccttagTAACTTTGGAAGTTACCTTTTTTACTTcaaataatttgcataaaaggacttgtacttttataaaaattacataaatacccttattttcataactttactcaaatttcacacaattcaaaccataccaaacattcttcctattagCTTGTTATATtcaacacctagggtgtcacatagGCGCTCTCTTTGACTACTTATATCCGCTCACACGGCCGCAATTCgctttctcgacttcttctccaccggaccaccgccgccgtcgccgtctgCCGTCGACCACTGTGCCGTCGTCAGCTCGCTCCGCCCCTTCTCAAGCCACACCGTCACCTCCGGTAGCTTCGCTGTGATCtcgtgaagctcaccagcccctccatcgTGGCCCTTGAGCACTACATCCACcttgccgacgagctcctcccctCGCCGCTATTCCGGGTCACTGTGGGAACCTACCCTTCCGGCCGTCCTAGCTctcgccaaggtgatcaatAGAACCGCCTTGATCCCCGGGAGCTattcccccacctccgatccaTTACCGGTGAGCCCCCACACTGGAACACCACCACCATAGTCAAGCTCCATCGCCGCTGCCTCGGGTCACCGTCGTTCTACCCCCTCCAATCAACCCCGACTATCACATCACCCCTAGCAAGGTTCCCCCTTGTTCCCTggtccttcctggccggttccccctcgccgtcggcgaccACTATCACCGGAATTTGACCAGCGAATCTTGGCTCGTTTCCCCAACGAGCCAGGGACTTGACTGCATTGATCTAAATCTtcccgagggcctggctgcaagattttaGTCCCTCCCCTCCATTCAAAattagtgatctttagaaatttgtaagaattcataggaaattcagaaaaatgtcaagccagatttgtttgaatcccggaagtaaactctacaacttttatgtaaTAACCTTGAACTGAATAAGtggatattttgaattagaataaatattaggaaatgggtgtgttaattagatctcttgatccatagctatgctgatgctgaaatttgaaacataggacaTGTGTCTCATATATAGCTCTATATAAAATTTGGAGACTCAGAACTATTTCCTAACTATGATGTTCAAGTATCTTTGTTTcaaattgatgaaagctttaagaTTTATTCTAGAGTGAATCGGTTAGTATTTATGGCTGAAAATCTTACTTTAACcttctttcagcatgtgtaatccatgataaaattttgaatatcaatagcatagagtagcttaagttatgaatttaggcttagattcaaagataattcatgaataatagttctaatttatgaaaacttatgaaattaaattagagtgttttttttagtagtgtaatatgttcacaaaatttcaacacaagatctagtatagaacttctaatataaataaattaggatcttttccaatactacttaATATAATTAGCTTAATTGTCTAGAGAAACTCCACATGTCGTTTAATGAAGTTAGGTAATgtaagttaatactcgataaatgactacccataGTAAAGGTTAATTAacttgttagattgcaactttatcatgaagtaaagttcttaaatcaatgacctttgcttcaaatcactgcatatcatgtagattcgactacacttaccgacggaacctacgagttgattccggaacctgagcagggcatttcggaagaccaagtgaacatcgccgaggaattaactgaagccccaaaccaaagtttagAAAtatttgacatccctgaccccagctccacccaagaaggcaaacCCCGGatataaaccgctatttttactatactgcaatttatatattcatgtatatctacttgtgcatttaagtttctaggaattgtattgaaaccttagttgcatattcctaggaacctatgcattgaatactagaacctgagtccaactagctgctaagctaataggaccggtggAAGCcgagtgatttccggtcactcgcgagttttataggagttgcaatgtttacattcctgcaaccactataaggatgacgtactaggttgtgattatgattcatgactttggTAGAAacctcgtctgtgttgatgaaaatttgataaggtcgcagtgtgtggtagtggctgttaagcgtttgaaagtactagccacatgccgcgaaatatggtaagcggtaagcctagtaaccaatcggcccgaggagtggaaataccccccaccactcgtaatttggtttttttcgcacacgcaccagcgtgcgggagtatgttccgcacagcggacaggagtacggtcatgtagtcacgctacagacgtacgtcctgcacattggatgtgcgtatggtcctacagtcgcttgtggtggcactgatccacgagtcggaatgaaaggaaaatggttgcttcggaacaatctttggatgttccaagcgtatgagttaggtttacccttgcaaggtcttgaaattcgattcagaattgtccgtttctcatggagattgagactgcttaatccctttgccacatagagtagtAAGAGCAatctgatgatgatcaaagaatgatgtttgcttaaaaagttctaccatgtttgagtagctatagttgcttacttagaatggataaccaactagaacctggaagctaaaagttgaaattaaggatctactctttgttgcttttcagctgaaactataccccaaactattacaagccttcatagtctagctacatggctaagtataccatgaaacgggtaagccttgctgagtattagaatactcagccttgcaatgtgacttttgttcgaggtattccccctgaggactctgctctacctgtaccatggccctatgctcttcccgatggttggtccgtggaatgggatctgtccctAGCCAACACAGGTTCCTCCAAGTGATTTTGAGTTTGGGCTTAGCTtaatatccgttccgcgacaCCCCGTACTATCGAGTTTTTATTCCGCTGCAGCTACTCTAAGTTTGAATAGTTTTGTATacattcgtactagttaggtcgTGCTACCATATAAGTTTAAAggctaatgtaatattatgcctatgatgtaaaattgtcggtgattgtatctctggactcaccttcgagCGAGGTAACTTGTTTttatcctgagttaggtggtttttatcgggactttacccaacagaccacggggttacaccgtttgaagtgcggttgagtacttactgccttccgagaaaggatcagcgcacttgagctgctgtaattcaggttggttctgccacagacaaCAATGCCGCAAATGCAATCGCCAAGATGGCGGCCCAGCGGGATCCCGTTCCCAATGAGGTCTTCATCAACAATCTCCACGCGTCCTCAATCCGCATTAAGCCAGAGTCACCTCAAAGGCTGCCCGACCTGATTCCCAGGGGCCCCGGTCTGGTGCCTCCCGACCAAGCGTCCCCTAACCAAGGGATCGGGGGCCCCACCTGCCTCGCGATGGAGGTTACAACACCCGCGGTCGACGCAGTAGCAATCGACTCTGACTGGAGGGCGCCTCTTCTGGCCTACCTCCTCGACGAGGTCCTCCCAGCTAACAGAACCAAGGCACAAAAGATTGCTTGATGTGCTAAGACGTTTATCGCCATCATCGGTGAACTTTACAAATGCAGCCTGTCGATGATAGGAATGCTCATGAAATGCATCCTGACCCAACAAGGCAAGGAACTCCTCCTAGAGATCCATGCTGGCATTTGTGGGCACCACGCGGCCCAGCGGTCACTGGTCGATAGGGCCTTTCACCAATGTTTTTACTGGCCAACAGCACTGCGTGACGCAGAGAAGGTCGTCCGCACGTGTAAAGGGTGTCATTTCTGCACTCAGCAGACCCACTTGCCAGTGCAGGCGCTTCATACCATCCCCCTTACCTGGCCGTTCGTGGTATGGGGCCTCGACATGGTCGGGCCTCTCAAGAGGGCTCCTGATGGTTTCACTCACCTGCTTGTCGTGGTGggcaagttcaccaagtggattgatGTGAAACCCATCACCAAAACCTACTCTTACGAGGCCGTCAAGTTCTTCCTTGAAATTGTCAACCGGTTCGGTgtgcccaacaccatcatcacagacaacgggaccaacttcacaggcaagaAGTTCTTGGAGTTTGCTGGCGCATACTGGATCAGGATCGACTGGGCGTCAGTCGGGCACCCATGCGCCAACGGGCAGGTTGAGAGGGTGAACGGAATGGTCCTCCAGGGACTCAATCCTCGCACCTTCGACCAGCTCAAAAAGTTTGCTAGGTGCTAGGTCCAGGAACTCCCAGCCATCCTTGGGAGCTTGAGGACAACTCCAAATTGATCCACAGGGTTCACCCCATTCTTCCTAACATACGGTGCAGAAGTCGTGCTACCCTCCGACCTAGACTATGGCGCCCCAAGGGTCAAAGCCTTTGACCCCGACCGAGCCACGGAAGCTCAGCAGGACGCGGTCGACTTGTTTGCGGAGGCATAAATGATGGCCTTGGTTCACTCTGCTTGCTACCAGCAAACCCTTCACAGGTACCACGAGAGGAAGATCCGGGGAAGAACCCTCGAAGTTGGTGATTTGATGCTGCGGAGGACGCAGTCAACCAAGGATAGGAACAAGCTTGCTCCACCCTGGGAAGGCCCGTACACGATtgcggaggtggtccggccagGCACCTACCGACTAAAGGACAACGACGGCAACATTCTCACCAACACTTGGAACATCGAACAGAAACTCACTACGTTCCCACGCTTCCTTCCAAACGCCGGCTCCTACAGCACCCCGGCTGGAGCACTCTCGGCCCGGGTCGCTCGGGGGACCGATGGGGGTACAACGCCACGTGCACTGCTACCCCCTCTTTCCCTTTGTAAATCATGCACAAAAGGCAACTTTTTTCACAAAAGTGAAAGTGCAACCCGTCCTCCCATTGCGACCTAAGTGACTTTTATTAGGCCACCCGACCTACCGATCTCTCATCACAGCCTACGGTGAACTAGCAGATGACGCCACTCAGGCTAGTCCCAGGCAACACGTTGCAGCCTACGGTTAATGAGCAGGTTCGAAAGGAAAAGTGCGAAGGCAAAAATCACTCCAGGGAATAAAGGGATATGGCTAGGACAAGCTTCCCAAAAAACCATAAAAATGAAAGCGATTACAAGCACTCAAAATTGTTCATTCAGGGGCCCTTTaagcctcccccccccccccgcgcatAAACTATTCCAAAATAAAAATTAACTATGCAACAAATGCCTTTTATTGCGGCTCCCCATCCATGTTGGCTGACAACGTGGATGTGAGGGGCCACGCTGCAGGGTCAATCGGAGGAGCCCCTTAGCCGGGGGCCAGCGTGGTTGCGGCAGCACTCGACTCGATTTCCGTTGCCTGGACGCCACTGCTGCCTAGGGTCCCCTTCCTCCCCGCCCGTCGAGCTATCTTCACCCACTCCATGGTGGTTGCCTCTGCAATCGCCGTCGCAACCGGCACCATGCTCTCTCCGAGTTCGCGGAGCTAGTCGGTGGTCCACCCAGTGGCGTAGCCTCTCCCGACTGCCTAAAAATCCAGGGTCAGGTAGTGTGATGCCACTAATGTCAACACCCTTGAGGTGCCGTGGAAGACTCAGTCAGTAATAACCCCCGCCACCTCGACTGGAATCTTTGAAAGATTGACGGCAAGCGCGCTCGACCCCAAGCGAAGCCCGAGGACCTCCGGACCACCAACCGTGCCGtgcctctgtcacacccgatttataagaacataaatcgagcaatcatatatgcgccaggatcaagtcacgcatatatacaacagatcatcaagatatcacaacacatgtcaggaataacattaatataaatcgtaaatgaatcaataaatgaattattttattacaaccgaatcaagaatcggttcaagagtgcggaagcgtaaaagagatacatagagagctgggcgccacagggacgtcgactgggagacaagcgcctagaagtcgtcgaagccgctgacgtaatcctccacgttgccgggcactgagcagcagtcgaagatgtccaaaatagaacagaagagtagagaagcaagtgtgagtacaaactagtactcaacaagtataacacgagcatgaggctctaaggttagctgacacaactgcattagcttttaatcttgacaaattttattaaagctaattactacaagtggatgagttaccataacccaaattgcataagaattaatcaatattaattaagaactactgagaaccatccaaaccaaaaccacccggggaatcgccctcgtcaaaggttgataaccccactaatcagacggaggatctgggccgctcatgactgtgagcacagctgatatatcagttttacactctcgagaggttgcacaacttttcccacaagtcgtgagctacgctagttgttcatcacacttccttaggtgagatggctagcaagcacactacgagaccgttacaaaggacacgttggtaaggtgtaaccgctaaggattctggatcagcgacgatggggcccacctccgggggtacaagcacacagcacagaccaagccggaggagcagggaccattgaagcctaccacccctcttgcccacgcaggtaagttactcccgaaccaaaatgacctaattagtaagtcaagaccgtctcattccagtcttgt from Panicum hallii strain FIL2 chromosome 9, PHallii_v3.1, whole genome shotgun sequence includes:
- the LOC112873094 gene encoding uncharacterized protein K02A2.6-like, whose translation is MVGPLKRAPDGFTHLLVVVGKFTKWIDVKPITKTYSYEAVKFFLEIVNRFGVPNTIITDNGTNFTGKKFLEFAGAYWIRIDWASVGHPCANGQVERVNGMVLQGLNPRTFDQLKKFARC